The Cervus canadensis isolate Bull #8, Minnesota chromosome 13, ASM1932006v1, whole genome shotgun sequence genomic interval CCTCGCTTCCTGGCGGGGGTGGGTGACACTGGAAATGCGCAGAGGGGGTGCTGCTGGCGGGGCAGGGGCCGCAGAGGTGGGAGTGAGCTCCGAGGGTAGAAGGCTGCGGTGAGGTCCCCACGGAGGACCTGCGCCCAGCCCCGCCCCGAGCGTCGGGGCGGAGGAAGCCCGCGGTGTGGGTGCTCCCTCCTGATTTTCTGAAAGCAGAGCTGCAGGGGATCTCGCCTGCACCTTTGCGGAACTGGCTATGTTTTTTCTTCCAGCTGCAGGTCACGATGTTCCCTTCAGGATGGCGGCTGCCCTTGCCAGGGAGAGTGGACTGATTCAGAGCCCAAGAATGTCACGCTGCGCCGACAGCAGCCCCCTTGGTTTCCAATCACAGATGAGCTCATGGGTGTAGGATCAAGGATGGTCGCTGATGAAAGCCCACCGTGTATTTCCTTAAGACGTCTCATTGTCAAGGTTCAAAGCACCCACCGCGTGTAACAATTCCCCCATCcccagacacacgcacacacacacagttcaccCAGAATCGCAGCACAGGGGAGCAACGTGTATTCACCCGGTGCCGACTAGATGCCCCGTTGTCCTGGCAGAAACAAAATACGGGCTAGCTCCTGGTTGAGCTTGTGTGGTCCCTTCACCGCCCTGACCCCTGGGTTCACTGGCTCAAGGGTATGAGGCTGGCCGCTTCTGCAGTTAGATGCTGGGTGTGTCAGTGACACGCACGTGCACGTCCCCCGACGGCTCAGACGTGAGCACGCAGGCTCCCTCCCATCGCGCACGTCCATGCCCGCCAGAACTGAAGGCGCATCTTTCCCAGATTCTGGGTCTGATTCTGGGTCTGCTCAGTCTCCAGAAGCCACTTAACCCCCAGATTTAACTAAAGCCGCTACAGAATGGAGAACTTAAGCATCCGTTCTTTAGTTCTGGATCCTCAGAAACAGCTTCCCACAGAACCAGGAGAAGagtagaaactttttttttttttaagccttcaaAAAACTGGCTGGCACACGACTGGCCCTTCTGAAATCAGTCAGACTTGACTTCAGGCTTCCCGCACATTGTTTTCTACTCCTCCACTCACTAGCTTATTCTCTCCATCCCTCGTGAGGGTCCCTAGTCCTCAGGGCGTCCTGAGAGCACTCACTCTTCCCGGTCCGGACATTGGCCTTCCCTCTTCAGGGGACCCTACTCTTCCCAGTGGAGTGACCACAGAGATGGCGTAGGAGTGGCAATCACAATTTTAATGAGGTTAATTGATCCTGATAGATTTTTCATTAGTGGACTTAGCCACTGGGACAGAAGTCCCTGATGGGACAAAGCAGATGGGTCTGAGTCTGTGTCTGTGACAATCACCCCTGTCCTCATTCATGGATGGGAAGCATCTCAGAAAAAGTCCTTCCATCCACAACTTTTGAATCTGTGGATTTGCTAAATCTCCAGATCTtttcagggctttccaggtggctccatggggtcacaaagagtcagacacagcttagcgtcTGAGCAAcaaaaggtggctcagtggtagtgAATCCtggcaaggcaggagatgcaagatacctgggttccatccctgagtcgggaagatcccctggagaaggaaatggcaacccatggtTGCCTGGAAGTTTCCATGGCTGCTGGAGTCAGTGAAATGGGGTGGCTGTTCAAAGCTCGTGGATTGCCTGTCATGATTTTTATCCCAAAGGAGCCGTTTTAAtagttcaaaataataatttgataatCGCTAAggttatttttcagaaaagaaaatgtgttttgtttgaaAGCACATGAAGATTTCCATGCTAATTTCCCCATTAGTATTATTGTGCCAGAGcaagtttgtatttttaaagaattcatcCTTATGTCCAATGCATTTCCTTttaagcctcttttttttttaaatcaagcttTGCTTCTTATGTAAATCTCTGGCTTTAATGGTTTTGGGGGGAAATTGTGGAAATAAAAAGTAGtaatgttgtgtgtgtatgtgagagagagataaAGTAGGGAATCTCTGAAATAGAAAAGTTTGTGCGCTGAGCTGTtcctcagtcattaaaaaagttAAGCACGAAACTAGACATCAGCTCCCTCCTCCTCACATTCCTTTTGTTAAAGGGAATTGGAACGCTTGCCATGTTTCGGTAGGTCCCAGCCACCATGCCTGCCCTGTGGTTGCAGGGGAAAATGGGataaagattaaatataaattaCTGCAATTGATATAACTGCTCACCACAACCAATAAACTTCACTGGGATGGTACTCAAAACTCTGTGGGCACCGTGGACCACAGGTCTGTGATGGTGCTACACATGCTTCTGTTTCAAGCTAAGGCTGATGAGCTAACTGAACAAATAAATTTCTTCGTCTCTTTAATCAGAGCAGGTCTATTAAACAGTTTGCCTCAGAAAGTGGCACCCAGCACATTATTAAGGCAAAAGGCAGGAACAATCCTCAGGATGGCCGGTTTACATGGCAGATACACTTGCAAACCTAACATTAAACAGAGAACCAGCGGCTCATTGGTGTCCCTGGATTCTAGGAGCTTCAGAGATTTTTCTCAGCAGAAACGCCTCCCACGCATTCTGTCACTTTGCTACCAACATGGTTGAGTTATCTTAAATTCTACTGTTGGGACTCACGAccctaattaaataatttaaaaagaaaaatgcaagaatccctgaaagaaatccaagaacAAAGCTGTATTATTAACCCTcagtgtgatttaaaaaaaagaaaatcaaaggtcTGTCTCCAGTGATTTTCTGATATTGAgaacctgggattgaaccaaGGAAAGCTCTACTTTGGGGTAAAAGCCAGGAAGGGTAAGACTGACAAAGACCTGAAGGGGACGTTCTGACTCTTGGAGGGCTACAGAAAGCCTAAGTGAGCAGGATCCAGGAAAATGAGGCTGTATGTGAGCCAGAGGATACTCAGGATCCTCCCCCACGTCCGTGAACACCCCGATATTACCTAGGGGGGCttccctgcccccctgccccccaacaaCAGCCTTCATGCTTCAGTCCGCCCACATGCCACTAAACCTAGATGTTCTACACTCTACACACTTCAGCGGAGTCACGTACACAGACACTGAACACAGAATTTAAAGGCAAGCTGTTCTGataagtttaaaatgaaaaagagagagagacgaGTGTCTCTAACCCCGTGTCAGGTAAGACCTCTGCCAACCTGTCACAGCAGAACTAGCACTTTCCCAGGAGGTCAGGGGTGCGCTCGTGGTGAGACTGTCTGGACTCGCGGGAGGCGAGGTCCCTGAAGAGTCACCGCCTCGTTCAGAGATGCTTGCGGGTGAGAGTGCGGTGGTGGGAGCAGGCAAGGGGCCACTTGGAGGCGGAGCAGAGGGCTCTTCGGTTGTGTTCCGTCATGGTCACAGGAGGtgcaggaaggagaaaagaaacacgTGAGTCACACCCCAGATCACAGCGTCTGAGCCTGCCAACTCCCCCGCCCGTCACTGTGGGCACCTAAACATACACGCATATAcgtaaacacatacacacaccacactgcCAGGAGCCAcggcatatatgtgtatatggggcgtgtgtatgtgcacacatatgtgcacacacatgtatacaagTAAAGATGCATGCAGAGGTATAGATAGAACAAGTAGACATATGTAAAGCAAGCTATAGAATGGGGACTAAAGGTGAAAATAGGGGAGTGGAATCAAAAGCAGTAATTCCTTCCCCGCCTCTTACTTTACTGGTGGCTTCTCACCTGTCTGAGGCACTCAGGCTCAGAAGGATGAAACACAAAATGTGAAGATGATTGAAAGAGACTATAGAAAATTAATCAAGGAAAAGGATAAAGATAAAGTCGGAAGGGTTTTATTAGGAGGGTTAGGGTACCAGgagatgaaaaaatgaaagagaaacgtTCAAGATGCatgcactgatttttttaatcaatcaGATTCAAGCAAAGCACAATGTCAcgtggcaggctggatgggaaGAATTTGGGGGAGactggatacatgtgtatgtgtggctgagtcctttCCGGTCCCCTGAAAACTCTCCCAGCATTTCTAACCAGtcatactccaatacaaaacaaaacgtttaaaaacaataataataaaaatggaaaaaagaaattcaaacaaaGCAAAGAGTGAGTAAAAGACTGGAAAACAAAGTTCACAAATATATGAATGACCTAAgtctacaaaaaaattttttttcatgataacaaatgaaacaacaatCTGAGATGCTGATGTTACATTTCCCCCAGTTTgactgggggaaaaagaaaaaagaaaaagttcacttcagaaaaaagaaaaaatgcggCAAGGGGGCGGTGGAGTAGAATGGTGCACCGCTAAGATGAGCGCGCAGTGTAAGGGGCTGCGGGCAGGGCAAACAAGCGCTGTGTGCCAAAGGCCTGGGCACGTGTGCACGCTTCCTCGGCAAGCAGGTTTCTTCCTCTCAGAGGAAGGGCATGTGTGACcgttgtttaaaaaaagaaataaataaaacaacactgTGATCTCTGACTGTTGGGATTATAGAGATCcacttttttctgaattttctgtttaACCTGTGTTTACTTCTATGAATAGCAAATTTCATGGTATGCAATATCTAATTCATGAAAAGTTGAGTACTGTCTCACAGAAGCATTTCGATTCGTTCAGTTCAACAGGATTAGACAAGTGGGAATAGCACAAAAATACAGGAAATAGGAGagaggtggggcagggtgggggcgggggacagAGACCAGAAGCACAGAACTAAGAGCAGAAACGGAAGATCCCCGAGTAGAggattaagaaaacagaaacagcaacGATGGGAGGAATTCGCAGCTTCATTCACCAATGTTGAAGGTGATGTGAAATCCATTTTTCACTAAATATCCATGAAATCTGCCTGAGTCACATGGAATTGGCCCGGGGCCAGAGCACACGAACGATCACAGAACTAGTCTGTGATTACAGAAAGAGTCGTGCAGCTGCTACATGTGTTGTTTGCCAAAGAAGGACCCCAAGCCCTAAAATTTCATGACCCGGTAAGTCACAAGTAAGTATTTTAATTAACAGACTTTCATCCACAATGACACGCCAACACATCCCACCGAGTAATAAGCAAGTGGCACCTTCCCGTCTTTGACGTCAAGTGCTAAACCTAAATTTCGGGGTCTCTCATTGCCAAATGTCGAGTGACGGgaggggagtggggctggggggagacTGGAGGAGGATGGGGGTtcgggaggcggggagggagagaagacGGAAGGCAGGGAGGAGCTTAAGATCCTGCCCAACAGCAGTCATCCACATCCATCACTATAGACTCGGCCAGTCATCTGTGTCTTGTTTTTAGGTTAAACTAACATTGGTGTCGGCAAGGTTCCAACGAGCCCTTCTGCTTTGAGGAACAAAGACTGGTCCCCACCGATCGTGTTCCCATACTTGGGAGAGAATATTCTGGCTTGCCTCGGGGGGCCTCTATTTTCACTTACCCCGTCTCACCATGTGGAGGCTTGTTGTGATGGGTCCATGCAGAGAGCGTGGAAACTCTCTCAATAAGGTGAGGGTCACCTACTGTTTTAAATGTTCCCTCTCCTTTCCACCCCCTTCCCATCCCCTCCAGCAAAAGTAACCAGTTTCTGCGGTTGAGACGAAGTTACTCTTCTGTAAAGGGTGGGTATGTCAGTAGGTGGAATAAACTGATCACAATCTGCTATGCTTCAGTGACTTTCATATATTTATAAGACCTCACTGCTGTGGGCTAAAGTAGTTTCTTTAGGGAATGGACACGTGTATATCTAGGGCCGACtcatgttgatggatggcaaaaaatcatcacaatattgtaaagtaattatcctccaaattaaaattatttttttaaaaataacaaacaattcTGAGGAGATTTCAAATGTGCCTCATTAGAGCTGTGCTCTGTAATTGTTAAACCAGGGTTGTCTTAGGGGCATTACCTATCTTGTTAAAGCATAATGTCAACCATATGATTAATCAGGGTACCTATAACATGTTTTCAATAACAGTAACATTTAAgcactgtaatttatttttaaccagaTGTAacctattttttctctctcctttgatATGTGAAATTGTCAGCATCTTCATTGCTTAAATTTAATTTACCTCAGGATTAGGACACTTGTTAAAACAATTTGAGTGTGACAATAGAATTTGataatgattatttaaaatatctcagTACTGTCAAAACTTTTCTGTTGCAggaatttatgtatatatatatatatatataattttgtttagaATTCTAATTTATCATGTAGTTCCCTAACTATGAAGGTCTGTAATCTGACCAAAATAAATTGATTTCTTTACcgtgataaaatttaaaaagagattaaaaacttGCCATATGGTTTGCTGTCAGGTGTAACAAAAGCTATAATTTATACACAATAATTCATCTACAAATAATATGTTCAGGTAGTTATCAAACTTTATATCTTACAAGTAGGAATATTAAGGACAAGAGAATGTCAAGGGCCATTCATGATTATAAGGCTTGTCTGTACAAAACGATTTCACTAGAATATCATAGAAAATTTTGTCAACATTAAATATACAAAggtagcaacaaaaagaaaaataaaatgtaaatacctGGAGTGTTAGGACGGGTAGAGTTtcctgaaaaaaggaaaacaaacatctCTTAGAAAGTTTCAAAtttcacacatacatatgtaaatatatatatatatatatacatatataacatctCTATGTTAATTCACATTCACACAGTCACAATTTTCAGTACTTTTCTCCTGGTGAAACCATAGCTATTCTCTTAATGTCATGTTTATAAAGCCCAAGTATGTCGAAATTACACTATTAATATTAGTTTTTGAATTCTcgggtaaaagaaaaataatagactaAAGGAGAACTGCTGGAATTAATTTCAAGtctgcaaaaaaaattttaaaggacttCTGGAAAGTTTTTCCCAAACGAATTCCTTTATTGAGACGATAAGTATTGATTGCTTACTATGTTTTGTACATTATGCCGCATTCTAGGATAAAATAAGATCAAGATAAAGAAATTCTCTGCCCTCGATGAACTTAGTCCAATGTGAGAGGtagacaagaaaagaaagaaaaaaggaaaagaaaagccacaCAGTGTGATGACAGACAAGAGGAAATATGATACAGAAAAGAACATGAGGATCACCTAATACAGGCTCCCAGTGTCGGCGGCTGGCAGGTGGAGGAGGTGCTGGAGAGCGTTTCTTGGTACATTTAGCCCGTGAGCTCAGGGATTGTGGTCAGCTACCGAACCGGCGTGATGAGAACTGGATTCCAGCCGGTGGAGCAAGGCGTGTATCCATCCACCACCTCAGTAATCAACTACTGAATAAAAAGATCCTGTCGGTTCTCCCCCAAAAGACAGGCAGCTGAGCTTGTGAGAGGGTAGCGTAATGGATGGGCCGGTATTTAAACTACTTCCTGCTtcgagattttattttctgagaacAAACAGATCTGAAAAAACCCTCTCCCCTCAGAAACACCATCAGAGGTGTATCAGCGAGGAGGGTCCTTTAATTACGTTCCCTGGTTTGctcttcaaaataaaacattcttgcattagaggatcaaaccagtccatcctaaaggaaatcagtcctgaatattccttggaaggacggatactgaagctccaatactttggccacctaatgtgaagaactgactctctggaaaagacctgatgctgggaaagattgaaggcaggaggagaagggggcagcagaggatgagatggttggatggcatcaccgactcaacggacatgagtttaagcaagctccggttaatggtgatagacagggaagcctggtgtgctgcagtccatgggattgcaaagagtcgggcctgaatgagcgactgaacagaactgattttatagatagatacacacacacatatatactatacattatttatataagatgagcttccctggtgactcagatggtaaagaatctgcctgcaatgcaggagacccaggttcaatccctggattgggaagatccctgaaggagggaatggcaacccactccagtattcttgcctgaaaaatcccatggacagaggagcctggtgggttatagtctgtggagttgcaaaaagtccaACACAATTGAGAAACAaagacttttcattttcatatatataatattcattatatagaaatatctaagaaaatattCAGGCACTGCCGCAATGTAACTGGAAAAGACACTTTCATTTCCATAAGCCATATCTGCTAgactacatatattttttaaatgtttcaattaGCTTTTAGAATTTAGCTACAATTTGCAAAGTAGGAACACATATAAAGACAATCTACATGAAGTAGACTAGTCAAAAATCTAAGGAATATGTAAAgggcatgtgtgtatgtaaagtgtgttagtcactcagttgtgtctgactatttgtgaccacatggacaggaatcccccaggctcctctgtccatgcgattctccaggcaagaatattggagtgggttgccatttcctcctccagggaatcttccagacacaaggatcaaacccaggtctcctgcattgcacgtggatatTTTAccacggaaccaccagggaagcccctcgaaAGGACATATCCATGCTCAAAAGTCCTCTGATAACTCTTTCATAAATGTACACAACAGATACCTCTGGGAGGTAATCTCCCCACGTGAGATAAAAAGaggatgggaattccctggtggtccagcggttaggactccacagtttcactgctgagggctcaatccctggtttgggggaactaagatcctgtaagccccgaggtgtagccaaaaaaaaaaaaaaaccaacaaacaaaaccatGATAAAGTAGAGGAAGGTTGAAATTATGTCAATATTGAGAGCAGACTAAACTACCAAATGTCTGTATAGTTTGTTGACTTCCCATCATAATTGGCAATTCTTCCAAAATTACATAAGCAGTGATTGCAAGTGTCTGTTGCATTTCATGCATCAGAACGCTAGCAAAATCAGAGGCCAAAGGGACTCTGCTGAATCCTTTTCACTAAACAAGAAGACCTGATGAGAAGGGTTGTGTGAGATATTTAACTATGTCACCATTTAGCCATCTGGTCAATGCGTTTGGTCACTGAGGGGTCTGATCGGCCAACGAAGCTAGTGTGGTTGCCTGTGTTGTGTGATATAGGCAGGCAGCTCTCTTTATACCCAAGTTCATGTATGACTAGGAAGCAACCACCTACTGTTAGTGGAATCAAACAGAcctggaaaagcaaataaaatatctgCCTAAAGCACTTAATAACTTACGTATGACAggtacctatttttttttttaaatgagatcattttaatgttggcttttttcttttttaaaacagaataaatagtTTTCTTTGACTGAAGACAACATGTAAGGTTGACTGGTAGTATTCAGAAACACCAGAGTGATGGTTTCCCGATTGGCGTGTGGCCTTCCGTGATTACAAGGAGTTACTTGTAGGTAACTGCTGTCAAACCAGTAAGACTGCATTTATGCATCCGTCATTTTCAGGATTATTGGTAACCTGGGCATATTTTCCCCAGATGACTTTGCCTCCTTGTGTTACAAGGCCCAACTCGCTCACGTTCACCTCAATGACGGTTCCTTTGGTAATAACACCCAAAGTTGTATACAGTGGGGATGAGGGATTCTTCTTTACACCAAGTATTGGCAAGCAAAAGGTGGCTTTCAGTTCAGGATGTGTTACATGAGCCTTCTTGAAACGTAATCCCATTGGCCTAATGAATCTTTCATACTTAGGTGGTTTTCGAGTAAAGCCATCTCCAACAAAGCAGACTTTGGTAACCATCCTCTTCcaggctttcttctttctctttcctgttcgAATAACTTTTAATACTTCTGTTTCTCCCTGGGCACGAACTTTGGGCAGAGGGACCTCCCATTTTCCCGCTTTCTCTTTTCGTTTCTGTTTAATCATATTGGAAAGTACTTTAGCTCGAGACTGTCCTTCTCGGTCCAGTAGATATGCAGGTACTGCTCCTTGTGGAGTCTTTTCATCATTCTTCTGTTTGGTGTTTCTCTTTTCATGCATCTTAATAgtctttttcatttgtattttctcagCATGGCGCTGTTTATGGTAGAGCTTAGCTTTCAGACCAATCatcttttttgccttctttgaACGTTCATGAGCCTCTcgaccttccttctttctctttttctcatgatAATCCAAACGATATCCGTAGCGCTTACGGTGTAACTCGATATATTCATTTTGTGGCATGATGACGGCTGCCGAGCCGCCGGGTGCAGTCTCCGCGGCGCGAAGGTCTCAATTTTCCGACAGGTACCTATTTAATACTGTATAATATGTGCCCAGTcattcagttgggtccaactctttgtggcctcatggactgtagcccgccaggctccactgtccatgggattctccaggcaataatactggagagagttgccatttcctcctctgagggatcttccccacccagggatagatgctgcatctcttgcatcttctgcattggcaggagattctttaccactgagctccctAGAAAGCTATTTAATATTAGGAGGTTGTACTAATACAAACAGCATTACAATAGGTGTCAAACTTATATGAACAATACGGGGAAGGTTTTGAAAACGGGTGAAGAGAAATGTGTGAAATAGCCATAGGAATTATGAGGGTACATGCCTAGGATGTGACAGTCAAGAAAAGGTATcaagatttttctattttaattttttttttgcattgaatgGTTTCTTGGGTTCCACACACACATCATAtccaataaatataataaaatagagcACCATTACATATCAAGTGTTTCTGTATATTATAATTTgactttttctcttctgtgaataACAATTCCTACccttccatggctgattcatgtcaatgtatgacaaaacccactacaatattgtaaagtaattagcctccaactaataagaataaatgggggaaaaaaatggtaagAACCAGTTTTCACCGTTTAGACAAAGGACTATTTAGAAGTATTCCAGTAGGTGGCACAAGAGCACCAAAAATCTGCGAATCATTTCCTAGCATCCCCATCCCGAGGCTGTGACTCACGCGTGGAACTGACTAGGTACATTAAACAGatgaaaatggagataacagGCCACTTGATCTTCAAAGCCGCGTTATTCTAACACACGTCTTGTTACTGAAGTTACCTTCCCCAATATGTTTCTTTTACAACT includes:
- the LOC122451897 gene encoding ribosome biogenesis protein NSA2 homolog, producing the protein MPQNEYIELHRKRYGYRLDYHEKKRKKEGREAHERSKKAKKMIGLKAKLYHKQRHAEKIQMKKTIKMHEKRNTKQKNDEKTPQGAVPAYLLDREGQSRAKVLSNMIKQKRKEKAGKWEVPLPKVRAQGETEVLKVIRTGKRKKKAWKRMVTKVCFVGDGFTRKPPKYERFIRPMGLRFKKAHVTHPELKATFCLPILGVKKNPSSPLYTTLGVITKGTVIEVNVSELGLVTQGGKVIWGKYAQVTNNPENDGCINAVLLV